From a single Rhodococcus qingshengii JCM 15477 genomic region:
- a CDS encoding NAD(P)/FAD-dependent oxidoreductase gives MLMRTHTETEILDAVIVGGGAAGLSAALVLGRARRSVALIDSGKPRNAPAAHMHGFLSRDGMAPRELLAVGRSELQTYGVELTQDDVVDISWRGIEPGFVVELSGGTTLETRTVLVATGLRDSLPEIPGIQELWGQSVLHCPYCHAYEISDQPIGVLGGDAREMSLHQAFLLGQWSSDVTFFPDKISLTPDERARLAARGVTVADGSVSGLVCEKSKLKAVELDNGQLVARSALFVAPRFVPNDAHLTRLGCKTSPTGFVAVDRSGATGVPGIWGAGNVVDPRTQVINAAAAGSTAAIAINGYLVEQDVESALRSTEPEGGFSATVEQRVCELNGGSALHGL, from the coding sequence GTGCTCATGCGAACACACACTGAAACAGAGATCCTCGACGCCGTGATCGTCGGCGGTGGCGCCGCCGGACTCAGCGCAGCCCTGGTGTTGGGTCGTGCTCGGCGCTCGGTCGCCCTCATCGATTCCGGCAAACCGCGCAACGCACCGGCAGCACACATGCACGGCTTCCTCTCGCGCGACGGCATGGCGCCACGTGAGTTGCTCGCCGTCGGACGCAGCGAATTGCAGACGTACGGAGTGGAATTGACACAAGATGACGTAGTCGACATCTCCTGGCGCGGTATCGAACCCGGCTTTGTCGTCGAACTTTCAGGAGGCACGACGCTCGAAACTCGTACTGTGCTGGTTGCCACCGGTCTACGGGATTCACTCCCGGAAATACCAGGCATCCAGGAGCTTTGGGGACAAAGCGTGCTCCATTGCCCGTACTGCCATGCGTACGAGATCAGCGACCAACCGATCGGCGTTCTCGGCGGCGACGCTCGCGAGATGTCACTTCACCAGGCGTTTCTACTCGGACAGTGGTCGTCGGATGTGACGTTCTTCCCCGACAAGATCTCGCTCACCCCCGACGAACGCGCGCGACTGGCTGCCCGAGGAGTGACGGTTGCCGACGGATCGGTATCTGGATTGGTCTGCGAGAAAAGCAAACTGAAAGCCGTCGAACTCGACAACGGCCAACTTGTTGCGCGCTCAGCACTGTTCGTTGCGCCGCGTTTCGTTCCGAACGACGCACATCTGACGCGACTCGGCTGCAAAACCAGCCCCACGGGATTCGTGGCTGTCGATCGTTCCGGCGCCACCGGTGTTCCTGGTATCTGGGGCGCCGGCAACGTCGTCGACCCTCGCACCCAGGTAATCAATGCTGCGGCGGCAGGTTCGACCGCGGCAATCGCGATCAACGGATATCTGGTCGAGCAAGATGTCGAATCGGCTCTCCGTTCGACCGAGCCGGAAGGGGGCTTCTCGGCGACCGTGGAGCAACGCGTCTGCGAGTTGAACGGCGGCAGCGCCCTCCACGGCTTGTGA
- a CDS encoding AAA family ATPase, which translates to MVDAGHNPQPSTRATLVVIGGLPATGKSTIARALAQRHQIPFVRIDTIEQALIRSGIADASGTAGYITGYALAAEQLRLGLSVVIECVNPVEATRSAWSATAQHNSARLLGVEVICSDPDEHRRRAERRVVDIPDLVLPTWQEILDRDYEPWTTERLVLDTAIMDSDSAVRRITAKML; encoded by the coding sequence ATGGTGGATGCCGGACACAACCCCCAGCCATCGACCCGCGCAACGCTCGTCGTGATCGGTGGTTTGCCGGCCACCGGCAAGTCGACGATCGCGCGGGCGCTTGCGCAGCGTCACCAAATCCCCTTCGTGCGGATCGATACCATCGAACAGGCGCTGATCCGCAGCGGTATAGCTGACGCGTCCGGGACCGCCGGATACATCACCGGGTACGCGCTCGCCGCCGAACAATTGCGACTGGGACTTTCGGTCGTGATCGAATGCGTCAACCCCGTCGAGGCGACACGAAGCGCCTGGTCCGCTACCGCACAACATAATTCGGCGCGCCTGCTCGGTGTCGAGGTCATCTGTTCGGATCCCGACGAGCATCGCAGACGCGCTGAACGGCGAGTCGTCGACATCCCGGATCTCGTACTACCGACGTGGCAGGAAATTCTGGATCGAGACTACGAGCCGTGGACTACGGAACGGCTGGTGCTCGACACCGCAATCATGGACTCCGACAGTGCAGTACGACGCATCACAGCCAAGATGCTGTAG
- a CDS encoding GTP-binding protein encodes MDFGHSDSSSRVKSTKIVIAGGFGVGKTTLVGTVSEIVPLRTEAMVTDASDGIDNLGSTPDKSTTTVAMDFGRITLADDLVLYLFGTPGQRRFWFMWDDLITGAIGAVILVDTRRLEDSFAAVDFFEARGLPFIVAVNRFDGAPIHSASDLRQALALPNRVPMIEIDARNRESAKRALIAVTEYSLERLAAEAVV; translated from the coding sequence GTGGACTTCGGGCACTCTGACTCATCGTCTCGCGTGAAATCGACAAAAATCGTGATCGCCGGGGGTTTCGGTGTTGGCAAGACAACACTTGTGGGGACCGTCTCCGAAATCGTCCCCCTTCGCACGGAGGCCATGGTCACCGACGCCAGCGACGGTATCGACAATCTCGGATCCACTCCCGACAAGAGCACCACGACGGTCGCGATGGACTTCGGGCGCATCACTCTCGCCGACGACCTGGTCCTCTATCTGTTCGGAACCCCGGGACAGCGACGCTTCTGGTTCATGTGGGACGACCTGATCACCGGTGCGATCGGTGCGGTCATTCTGGTCGACACGCGTCGCCTGGAAGACAGCTTCGCCGCAGTCGACTTCTTCGAGGCGCGAGGCCTCCCGTTCATCGTGGCGGTCAACCGTTTCGACGGCGCGCCAATCCATTCGGCGAGCGATCTCCGCCAGGCGTTGGCTCTACCCAACCGGGTTCCCATGATCGAGATCGACGCCCGAAACCGCGAATCAGCCAAACGCGCGCTGATCGCCGTCACCGAATACTCCCTCGAACGACTTGCAGCTGAAGCAGTCGTCTAG
- a CDS encoding DUF742 domain-containing protein: MPHHQSEYDDAEPSLVRPYALTEGRTLPSIDLPLEAIIATIEDAVSNNLAPQDIRASIVALCEQRISVAEIAAHLGVPIGVVRVLVADLVVAGSLEIHATLRSDASRVERRELIERTLSGLRAL; this comes from the coding sequence ATGCCTCACCATCAATCCGAGTACGACGACGCCGAACCGAGCTTGGTCCGGCCGTACGCGCTCACCGAAGGTCGGACCCTGCCGTCCATCGACCTCCCACTCGAAGCGATCATCGCGACGATCGAAGACGCGGTCTCGAACAATCTTGCACCGCAGGATATTCGTGCATCGATCGTCGCACTCTGCGAGCAGCGGATCTCGGTTGCCGAGATCGCTGCCCACCTGGGTGTTCCGATCGGAGTCGTGCGGGTACTGGTCGCCGACCTCGTAGTAGCCGGATCACTGGAAATACATGCCACTCTGCGAAGCGACGCATCTCGAGTCGAGCGACGCGAACTGATCGAAAGGACCCTCAGTGGACTTCGGGCACTCTGA
- the ctaD gene encoding aa3-type cytochrome oxidase subunit I, whose translation MTTTVPDERTGELEPIPERPYPKRRDPKGSWMFDMIKTTDHKKIGIMYMITAFVFFLIGGLMALFMRAELAVPGMQFLSNEQFNQLFTMHGTIMLLLYATPVVFGFANYILPLQIGAPDVAFPRLNAFGFWLFTFGGLIVLGGFLTPGGAADFGWTAYTPLSGAVHSPGVGADLWVFGLTVGGLGTILGAVNMITTVICLRAPGMTMFRMSIFTWNIFITSILILMAFPLLTAAFMGLFVDRHLGGHIFDPASGGVLLWQHLFWFFGHPEVYIIALPFFGIVSEIFPVFSRKPIFGYTGLVYATLAISALSIAVWAHHMYATGAVLLPYFSFMTFLIAVPTGVKIFNWIGTMWKGQLTFESPMLFSVGFLITFLFGGLSGVILASPPIDFHVTDTYFVVAHFHYVVFGTVVFATYAGIYFWFPKMTGRMMDERLGKWHFWTTFVGFHGTFLVQHWLGGEGMPRRYADYLPSDGFTVLNSVSTIFAFVLGASTLPFIWNVFKSYRYGEVVTVDDPWGYGNSLEWATTCPPPRHNFTELPRIRSERPAFELHYPHMVERMRAEAHVGLTGQPTSTLEKSDDRRQID comes from the coding sequence ATGACGACAACGGTGCCGGACGAGCGGACCGGAGAGTTGGAGCCGATTCCGGAGCGGCCGTACCCGAAGCGCCGTGATCCCAAGGGGTCGTGGATGTTCGACATGATCAAGACCACCGATCACAAGAAGATCGGGATCATGTACATGATCACGGCTTTCGTGTTCTTCCTGATCGGTGGCCTGATGGCCCTGTTCATGCGTGCGGAACTGGCTGTCCCCGGGATGCAGTTCCTCTCGAACGAGCAGTTCAACCAGTTGTTCACCATGCACGGCACGATCATGTTGCTGCTGTACGCGACGCCCGTCGTTTTCGGCTTCGCGAACTACATACTTCCGCTGCAGATCGGTGCCCCGGACGTGGCGTTCCCGCGTCTGAACGCATTCGGATTCTGGCTCTTCACTTTTGGTGGTCTCATCGTTCTCGGCGGATTCCTCACGCCGGGCGGCGCTGCCGACTTCGGTTGGACCGCGTACACCCCGTTGTCGGGCGCGGTGCACAGTCCCGGCGTCGGCGCCGACCTGTGGGTCTTCGGTCTGACGGTCGGTGGCCTCGGCACCATTCTCGGTGCGGTCAACATGATCACCACCGTGATCTGCCTGCGCGCACCAGGTATGACGATGTTTCGGATGTCCATCTTCACGTGGAACATCTTCATCACCAGCATTCTGATCTTGATGGCGTTCCCGCTCTTGACCGCTGCGTTCATGGGTCTGTTCGTCGACCGTCATCTCGGTGGGCACATCTTTGACCCGGCGTCGGGTGGAGTTCTGTTGTGGCAGCACCTGTTCTGGTTCTTCGGTCACCCCGAGGTGTACATCATCGCGCTGCCGTTCTTCGGCATCGTCTCGGAGATCTTCCCGGTCTTCAGCCGTAAGCCGATCTTCGGGTACACCGGATTGGTCTATGCGACACTGGCGATTTCAGCTCTGTCGATCGCGGTGTGGGCTCACCACATGTACGCGACGGGTGCTGTTCTCCTGCCGTACTTCTCGTTCATGACGTTCCTGATCGCCGTGCCGACAGGTGTGAAGATCTTCAACTGGATCGGCACGATGTGGAAGGGGCAGTTGACCTTCGAGTCGCCGATGCTGTTCTCGGTCGGCTTCCTGATCACTTTCCTCTTCGGTGGTCTGTCGGGTGTCATTCTCGCGAGCCCGCCGATCGACTTCCATGTCACCGACACGTATTTTGTCGTCGCCCACTTCCACTACGTGGTCTTCGGTACGGTCGTGTTCGCCACGTACGCCGGTATCTACTTCTGGTTCCCGAAGATGACCGGTCGCATGATGGACGAGCGTCTCGGCAAGTGGCACTTCTGGACCACGTTCGTCGGTTTTCACGGCACGTTCCTCGTTCAGCACTGGCTCGGCGGCGAGGGGATGCCGCGTCGCTATGCCGACTACCTGCCCTCGGACGGGTTCACGGTGCTGAACTCGGTGTCCACGATCTTTGCCTTCGTGCTCGGTGCCTCGACGCTTCCGTTCATCTGGAACGTTTTCAAGAGCTACCGCTACGGCGAAGTTGTCACCGTCGACGATCCGTGGGGTTACGGAAACTCGCTGGAGTGGGCAACCACCTGCCCGCCGCCGCGTCACAACTTCACCGAGTTGCCGCGCATCCGCAGTGAGCGTCCGGCGTTCGAGCTGCACTACCCGCACATGGTGGAGCGAATGAGGGCGGAAGCGCACGTGGGTCTCACCGGGCAACCCACGTCGACGTTGGAGAAAAGTGACGATCGTCGCCAAATTGATTAG
- a CDS encoding HAMP domain-containing sensor histidine kinase, with amino-acid sequence MKHDSHTTTSWWSIGEWRLGWKVIAVLALPMIVAVVLGALRVQTELEEAAQLSSSSERALAVPAAINLESALYELAEAASARADTGPATQAVSDAMDQLVDAARAFQSDDDLNDQVTSALAESRSITEEVAAGAVAPARLVSRVGEVSRALSSTFTSVVEHSQRPALREEGGRLSALWDARRALAEQRILFGSGDPDQQARTSMVSAAGAELVALNNILAIDGSNDTVRTLSNSAQNRINALGSTPSTSPLGSRVGTDLKSGNDQYKSLTDTTVTEFGDTVTAESNAARTAALRDTAIVLGAVLLALAIALVISRSLIDPIRRLRFAALQAARRGLPDAIERIRAGASIDDVDFARVPIRTHEEIGELARAVDDMHGQAITLAGEQATLRRQVNDMFETLSRRNKSLVDQQLGLIEQLEQDEDDPRRLENLFRLDHIAARMRRNGDNLLVLAGTDVRRARTAPVALGDILRAAVSGVEEYRRVELGQIPPGVVTGHAAPDVVHLIAELLDNSLRYSPPETTVSINAARTIDGSMIVEIADLGIGMSPADILDANERLAAGGEMSADTARRMGLFVVSRISRRYNISVRLRPTATSSTHSGITATVLLPTSILDSSRGPEIRTPRTGPVPTLDRTPPPAPSEPSWSKPVPTELAPSQPATRSFADLPRRTPSNSTDRTETFAPITPQSIPTTTAPSGLPRRTPGTSGVPAVSTSTPTTAAPATSVSSFAPLPDPEGTSASTSLPVRTPSPEFTSPAQGPEIPVGPHPSTTPPPRHRLSAPTPTNTAAFFSSRTRDGLSARASARADGAGEGNSNGVLAAPTTMPIFARMVSEWLVDPTAETSAASTGSAWTTDADQGWLAARTSFEMPVTKIADSGLPIRDRGARLVPGAVGRGGTTQRHASNPADVQRGWSSYQSGVQRGRRRAADHEPDGGQSFESSTMLHNDEGEQ; translated from the coding sequence ATGAAACACGATTCACACACGACAACCTCTTGGTGGTCGATCGGCGAATGGCGCCTGGGATGGAAGGTCATCGCCGTTCTCGCATTGCCGATGATCGTCGCCGTCGTCCTCGGAGCCCTTCGCGTTCAGACGGAACTCGAAGAAGCCGCACAGCTGAGTTCCTCGTCCGAGCGCGCCCTCGCTGTGCCCGCCGCGATCAATCTCGAATCCGCGCTGTACGAGCTCGCCGAAGCCGCATCGGCACGCGCTGACACCGGCCCCGCCACACAAGCGGTTTCGGACGCAATGGATCAACTGGTCGACGCCGCGCGCGCGTTCCAGTCCGACGACGATCTCAACGACCAAGTGACTTCGGCGCTCGCAGAGAGCCGTTCCATCACGGAGGAGGTCGCCGCCGGCGCGGTGGCTCCCGCACGCTTGGTTTCGCGGGTCGGCGAAGTCTCTCGCGCACTCTCGAGCACCTTCACCAGCGTCGTCGAGCATTCTCAGCGTCCGGCGCTGCGCGAAGAGGGTGGCCGACTCTCAGCACTCTGGGATGCGCGACGAGCACTGGCCGAACAACGAATCCTCTTCGGCTCAGGTGATCCGGACCAGCAGGCTCGTACCTCGATGGTCAGTGCCGCCGGTGCCGAACTGGTCGCTCTGAACAACATTCTCGCCATCGACGGGAGCAACGACACCGTCCGGACCCTCAGCAACTCCGCTCAGAACCGGATCAACGCACTCGGATCAACCCCGTCGACCTCTCCTCTGGGGAGCCGCGTCGGTACCGATCTGAAATCCGGAAACGACCAGTACAAAAGCCTGACCGACACCACCGTCACCGAGTTCGGCGATACCGTCACCGCTGAATCCAATGCAGCACGAACCGCAGCACTTCGTGACACTGCAATCGTGCTCGGCGCGGTCCTGCTGGCACTGGCCATCGCCCTCGTCATCAGCCGATCGCTCATCGATCCGATCCGTCGGCTGCGATTTGCCGCATTGCAAGCAGCACGACGCGGACTCCCCGACGCGATCGAACGAATTCGCGCAGGTGCCAGTATCGACGACGTCGACTTCGCCCGTGTACCGATCCGCACCCACGAGGAAATCGGCGAGCTTGCACGCGCGGTGGACGACATGCACGGTCAGGCCATCACGCTGGCCGGCGAGCAGGCCACCCTGCGGCGCCAGGTCAACGACATGTTCGAAACGCTGTCGAGGCGTAACAAGTCCCTCGTCGACCAGCAACTCGGTTTGATCGAACAGTTGGAGCAGGACGAAGACGACCCTCGTCGCCTCGAGAATCTGTTCCGGCTCGACCACATCGCCGCGAGAATGCGTAGAAACGGCGACAACTTGTTGGTTCTCGCCGGAACCGATGTACGCCGCGCCAGAACCGCCCCCGTCGCTCTCGGCGATATCCTTCGTGCGGCGGTATCAGGCGTCGAGGAATATCGACGCGTCGAACTCGGGCAGATACCGCCCGGAGTCGTCACCGGTCATGCTGCCCCGGACGTCGTTCACCTCATCGCTGAACTGCTCGACAATTCTCTGCGGTACTCCCCGCCGGAGACCACCGTCTCCATCAACGCTGCCCGCACCATCGACGGCTCCATGATCGTCGAGATCGCAGATCTCGGTATCGGCATGTCGCCTGCCGATATCCTCGATGCCAACGAGCGCCTCGCCGCCGGCGGCGAGATGAGCGCGGATACAGCGCGTCGCATGGGTTTGTTCGTCGTGAGCCGAATCAGTCGTCGCTACAACATCTCTGTGCGCCTGCGCCCGACGGCAACGTCGTCGACGCACAGCGGCATCACCGCAACGGTGCTCCTACCGACGTCGATACTCGATTCTTCTCGGGGACCCGAGATCCGCACGCCGCGAACCGGACCCGTGCCCACGCTCGATCGGACTCCGCCGCCCGCACCGTCTGAACCGTCCTGGTCAAAGCCCGTCCCGACCGAATTGGCACCCTCGCAGCCTGCGACCAGAAGTTTCGCAGATCTCCCGCGTCGAACGCCCAGCAACAGCACCGACCGGACTGAGACGTTCGCCCCGATCACACCGCAATCCATTCCCACGACAACAGCGCCTTCGGGGTTGCCACGTCGCACTCCGGGCACAAGTGGAGTACCGGCGGTCAGTACCTCGACTCCGACCACTGCTGCACCCGCCACCTCCGTGTCGTCCTTCGCTCCTCTGCCCGATCCCGAAGGCACAAGCGCATCGACGTCCCTTCCCGTGCGTACCCCTTCGCCGGAATTCACCTCGCCGGCACAGGGTCCCGAGATCCCGGTGGGTCCACACCCGTCGACAACCCCGCCGCCACGGCACCGGCTCTCAGCCCCGACGCCGACAAATACTGCGGCGTTCTTCTCCTCGCGCACCCGTGACGGGCTCTCTGCTCGCGCATCGGCGCGCGCTGACGGCGCGGGAGAGGGCAACTCGAACGGCGTACTCGCTGCCCCGACCACGATGCCGATTTTCGCCCGGATGGTGTCCGAGTGGCTCGTGGACCCGACGGCGGAGACTTCAGCTGCTTCCACCGGCAGTGCTTGGACCACCGACGCGGATCAAGGCTGGCTGGCCGCTCGGACCTCGTTCGAGATGCCGGTCACCAAGATCGCCGATTCCGGACTTCCCATTCGAGACCGCGGAGCCCGCCTGGTTCCCGGTGCCGTCGGGAGAGGCGGAACGACACAGCGCCATGCATCCAATCCGGCGGACGTCCAACGTGGTTGGAGCAGTTACCAATCCGGCGTACAACGAGGGCGTCGGCGCGCCGCCGACCATGAGCCCGATGGCGGACAGTCTTTCGAATCGTCCACGATGTTGCACAACGATGAAGGAGAACAGTGA
- a CDS encoding MHYT domain-containing protein, which produces MSDEMHHFSMGIWLLGLAYVVSVVGSVVGLACTRHSASATTTATRMRWLAMAALSIGGVAIWLMHFIAMLGFAVPGSPIRYNLGWTVISAIISVGAVFVGLLIIGTEFRWTRLLIGGVVTGLAVNIMHYTGMRALRFQGEIHYDLLFVALSVLIAVVAGTAALWFTMVLESTILRFVAGIIMGIAVVGMHYTGMAAVEVVHDAAAPAPQGLEVFSFLFPVFVLGLLALAVPIVAVLTAPNRATARMESAADDLAFEAREFAISN; this is translated from the coding sequence ATGTCGGATGAAATGCACCATTTCTCGATGGGAATCTGGCTGCTCGGACTCGCCTACGTCGTGTCCGTGGTCGGGTCGGTAGTCGGCCTGGCGTGCACCAGGCATTCAGCGTCGGCGACGACAACCGCCACACGCATGCGATGGCTCGCCATGGCTGCCTTGTCGATCGGTGGCGTCGCGATCTGGCTCATGCATTTCATCGCCATGCTCGGCTTCGCAGTCCCCGGCAGTCCCATTCGATACAACCTCGGATGGACCGTGATCTCCGCGATCATCTCAGTAGGGGCCGTGTTTGTCGGCCTGCTGATCATCGGGACCGAATTTCGCTGGACGCGGCTTCTGATCGGGGGCGTGGTAACCGGTCTCGCCGTGAACATCATGCATTACACGGGTATGCGCGCGTTGCGCTTTCAGGGCGAGATCCACTACGACCTGCTCTTCGTTGCACTGTCGGTTCTCATCGCAGTCGTCGCCGGAACCGCTGCACTGTGGTTCACCATGGTGCTCGAGTCCACGATTCTGCGTTTTGTCGCCGGAATCATCATGGGCATCGCCGTCGTCGGTATGCACTACACCGGAATGGCCGCTGTCGAGGTTGTTCACGACGCGGCAGCCCCGGCGCCACAGGGACTCGAAGTGTTCTCATTCCTCTTCCCTGTCTTCGTTCTCGGCCTGCTGGCGTTGGCAGTTCCGATTGTCGCAGTGCTGACAGCACCCAACCGCGCGACGGCACGAATGGAATCCGCCGCCGACGATCTGGCGTTCGAAGCACGAGAGTTCGCGATCTCGAACTGA
- a CDS encoding roadblock/LC7 domain-containing protein: MNTVGAQETPRALDWLVSAFARDVPGVSHAIIVSADGLLTASSTHLPLDRADQLAAVTSGLASLSAGASRLFDGGAVMQSVVEMENGYLLLMGVGSGAYLAALAVAGCDIGQIGYEMATLVDRVGTTMDIAPRTSQGI; this comes from the coding sequence GTGAACACTGTCGGAGCCCAAGAGACTCCCCGCGCACTCGACTGGCTGGTATCGGCTTTTGCCCGAGACGTGCCGGGTGTGAGTCACGCGATCATCGTCTCAGCCGACGGGTTGTTGACGGCCTCGAGCACACATCTTCCGCTCGATCGGGCCGATCAATTAGCCGCTGTCACTTCCGGACTCGCCAGCCTGTCCGCGGGGGCGTCACGCCTCTTCGACGGTGGAGCCGTCATGCAGTCCGTCGTCGAGATGGAGAACGGCTACCTGCTTCTCATGGGCGTCGGTAGTGGCGCTTACCTTGCCGCTCTCGCTGTCGCCGGATGCGACATCGGCCAGATCGGTTACGAAATGGCGACTCTCGTCGATCGCGTCGGCACCACCATGGACATTGCCCCGAGAACATCGCAGGGTATTTGA
- a CDS encoding DUF5313 family protein, which produces MRTEQVTSVTSKKQRTSPNPLQWLGYSVGRKLPDSMQDWVRNDLIGDWAVPRHLIRSMVPFIPVFAAFMLFPGPWALRASMVLLGVLLALFYSVSYMAQNRSRRLERHGLPSDLENPKKISRHDAEKAAYEKLHGGPAT; this is translated from the coding sequence ATGCGTACCGAACAGGTGACTTCCGTGACTTCCAAAAAGCAACGTACGAGCCCGAATCCTCTTCAGTGGTTGGGTTATTCAGTGGGGCGCAAACTGCCCGATTCGATGCAGGACTGGGTACGAAACGACCTGATCGGTGACTGGGCCGTGCCGCGTCACCTGATCCGAAGCATGGTGCCGTTCATTCCAGTGTTCGCGGCCTTCATGCTCTTCCCCGGACCGTGGGCCCTGCGGGCATCGATGGTGCTGCTCGGAGTGCTTCTGGCACTGTTCTATTCGGTCTCCTACATGGCTCAGAACAGGTCGCGCCGCCTCGAGCGTCACGGTTTGCCTTCCGACCTCGAGAACCCGAAGAAGATCTCGCGCCACGACGCCGAGAAGGCCGCCTACGAGAAGTTGCACGGCGGCCCCGCGACGTAG
- a CDS encoding MarR family winged helix-turn-helix transcriptional regulator gives MTTKAPQTQMDDPLALDRQVCFALAVANRAVLSVYRPLLEPMGLTHPQYLVMLALWGKSPMAVKEIGQALQLDSPTLSPLLKRLEASGLITRTRSRADERQLDVDLTEAGVALRAEAEKIPPAVVAKLGVSLAELEELHNVLTRVNEAALRAGALDQ, from the coding sequence ATGACGACGAAGGCTCCGCAGACGCAGATGGATGATCCGCTGGCTCTCGACCGGCAGGTGTGCTTTGCACTTGCGGTCGCGAACCGGGCGGTGCTGTCCGTCTACCGGCCACTGCTCGAGCCGATGGGCCTCACGCATCCCCAGTACCTGGTGATGCTGGCACTGTGGGGAAAGTCGCCGATGGCGGTCAAGGAAATCGGGCAGGCACTGCAACTCGATTCGCCGACGCTGTCGCCGCTCCTCAAGCGACTCGAGGCGTCCGGGCTGATCACGCGAACCCGTAGCCGCGCCGACGAACGGCAACTGGACGTGGACCTCACCGAAGCCGGTGTGGCACTGCGCGCGGAGGCGGAGAAGATCCCGCCGGCGGTTGTCGCGAAGCTCGGCGTCAGCCTCGCCGAACTCGAAGAACTCCACAATGTTCTGACGCGGGTCAACGAGGCCGCGCTCCGCGCCGGAGCCTTGGACCAATGA
- a CDS encoding helix-turn-helix domain-containing protein yields the protein MLPFLGIVVRLGTMNVNGPHIDAAISQIGARLKRIRTQRNVTLTALSESTGISKSTLSRLEAGERRPSLELLLPIALAHQVPLDQLVAAPQVADPRIQSAPRSVSGRTVLPLTRQPGGLQAFKMTIPASQTEPDPQVHDGYEWLYVLSGRLRLVLADHDIVMGTGEAAEFDTRNPHWFGSDGRGPVEVLSLFGPQGERIHVRARPSAK from the coding sequence ATGTTGCCATTTCTGGGAATCGTCGTCAGACTCGGCACCATGAATGTCAACGGTCCGCACATCGATGCCGCCATCTCGCAGATCGGCGCGCGCCTCAAACGCATTCGTACACAGAGGAACGTCACGCTCACAGCGCTGTCCGAGTCCACCGGTATTTCGAAGAGCACCCTGTCGAGGCTCGAAGCGGGGGAGCGTCGCCCGAGCTTGGAGTTGCTGCTTCCGATCGCGCTTGCCCACCAAGTGCCGTTGGACCAACTGGTGGCGGCACCGCAGGTCGCCGATCCACGCATCCAGAGTGCGCCTCGAAGCGTCAGTGGGCGAACGGTATTGCCGCTGACTCGGCAACCGGGTGGGTTGCAGGCATTCAAGATGACCATCCCGGCAAGCCAGACGGAACCGGATCCCCAAGTGCACGACGGCTACGAATGGCTGTACGTGTTGTCGGGGAGGTTGCGGTTGGTGTTGGCCGATCACGACATCGTGATGGGTACGGGTGAAGCTGCTGAATTCGACACCCGAAACCCGCATTGGTTCGGCAGTGACGGGCGCGGCCCGGTCGAGGTACTGAGTCTGTTCGGCCCCCAAGGAGAACGCATCCACGTTCGGGCCAGGCCTTCGGCGAAGTGA
- a CDS encoding GNAT family N-acetyltransferase: MRIEIDDLSRDAVRALLTEHLADMHATSPADSVHALDVTGLMDSSVTMWTLWSEGDELLGCVALKERSSAGGEIKSMRTSSAARGRGVGTRLLQHVVDESRQRGYRQLEVETGTQEFFDPARRLYAKFGFVPCPPFGNYREDPNSAFFVLTL; this comes from the coding sequence GTGCGAATCGAAATTGACGACCTGAGTCGGGATGCGGTCCGTGCTCTACTCACCGAACATCTCGCCGACATGCACGCGACCTCGCCCGCGGACAGCGTTCACGCGCTGGACGTCACGGGGCTGATGGATAGCTCTGTGACCATGTGGACGCTGTGGAGCGAAGGTGACGAGTTACTCGGTTGCGTCGCACTCAAGGAACGGTCGTCGGCCGGCGGCGAGATCAAGTCGATGCGAACGTCATCGGCAGCAAGGGGGCGTGGCGTGGGAACGCGACTTCTTCAACACGTCGTGGACGAGTCGAGACAACGAGGTTACCGGCAACTCGAAGTGGAGACCGGTACGCAAGAGTTCTTCGATCCAGCTCGCCGGTTGTACGCGAAATTCGGGTTTGTGCCTTGTCCACCGTTCGGGAACTACCGCGAAGACCCGAACAGCGCATTCTTCGTTCTCACCTTGTGA